In Drosophila yakuba strain Tai18E2 chromosome 2R, Prin_Dyak_Tai18E2_2.1, whole genome shotgun sequence, a single genomic region encodes these proteins:
- the LOC6531814 gene encoding little elongation complex subunit 1, producing MNLDDFSDFNIDQFLGPTAPLQDGLVAPYKQVPLPRINQDVRAKRSRLSERIAQNDELIRQVKQLQAQNKQLADLQRTAQEVTDLYQKEKQQRIELEKRAKQIGERCGQLEKELDAQVGNCENLQEQLQMRGLPVDAKDVLSILMQLAQRLGDDCGLLRRDQNIMKKLKEHCKTIDVSVPTPKSPNPRNKRKGHQPGVNQSTQTDEEAAKVKPVLCSVAVQVEGLIETRNQGTQHKNTTTTRGTTTASFIKHHDVGTCFPEPKPLPNIRQILDEMLSWRDDIVIEPMSPLSDLQQELELEDIPAKASVATCTTLCDIHREIDFIADLPTQIKVSASRPPSRTMLDSVKEEARSSRELAKELFNFLPQNQSCLTNMPPQAFEELWQVFGQMVLALLQRRSNPSVDMPPSVSQADFTNWLYELYEGTQNQTEQTSSGSTKKRDFATSTECMDAGTDPIIESPNISHGGHVTPIRLPSKPKERKRKSKKRKASATAKSMAKRSCLEMETVHLEASKTLEVEHEQKPETAIQFLSNLETFNMANCDNLEMELDEEELFLLQLTSNAEKKDNEETCRAQATEGLESPAQNSKFLLPENKNQNHLPAVQKERDSSLKEYDEELDKTEKLLDKRTFEIRENIGSPTELAPNKDISSYPVSLAEDRIDSSSEPNEIEVNASEDSESHMDKGVSNSENLNDGTVMELIPCKEPTSFLNKKDGEMLPTSITSLFGSDSDMESESSVEQIASELSDSEEFDDSEEECISADEQSNTKNRKNNSLFGSESESEENEERGMEAAVTEAEEKLEEKESEQKSSAVVPAESYEEPLLAAADLLTIQQPLIVEYPDPIVKSLSNEQPTSSCATPNSTDESEDEHGLVIDEQISTRQPEEPPLPVPVKRRRTQSEMKASSPSAEVRLTRQKVRQLLDEQKTCPEKGISLVEQIRNQLKQAITRSEPLRKDSTPNLKPLEHEGLKARQPDINLEPLKLSCSFSEESPSSPASESMDELDHQPIEIPLEQAACTREDDQPMSFVQHVLKMDKGLEKLKKENRKTLGKSQPQLCASIGKYLQESMQLESSCSDLALEIYKVTKSEAVIVNALITVICKIGVDDGPVERLLNALKYLNFSQRFLAELEERLFRNPKERPATELALNYVRLYLKAAALQATMSAGYAHPVRLLLAKILYLFDRDMPPLVLEVLRQFPTVLPHREQREYDNSDALITVIKHLLMSRQYDMVDPNGAERLLLSKLRFEYHFQPFEPTKQQVLENLVEKLKAGREEELGYAFALFCRRSPHLKVVESVVGEHLMPLATSYCDLATQNNSFDARLVLLLHCISLVLKPLPLDTDISAFVGFLKRLLVAVPRSDVQLAAVQASLRLQRFGFKYTLDALKDYRPNYELDPLTRAMIRCFAERRRHFRHVAATGKASRD from the exons ATGAATTTGGACGACTTCTCGGACTTCAATATAGATCAATTTCTGGGCCCAACCGCCCCGTTGCAAGATGGCCTGGTGGCGCCGTACAAGCAGGTACCGCTGCCGAGGATCAACCAAGATGTGCGCGCCAAGCGAAGCCGGCTGTCCGAACGGATTGCCCAGAACGACGAGCTGATCCGCCAGGTGAAACAGCTCCAGGCCCAAAACAAACAGTTGGCGGACCTGCAGCGCACCGCCCAAGAGGTGACGGATCTGTACCAGAAGGAAAAACAGCAGAGGATCGAGCTGGAGAAGCGCGCCAAGCAGATCGGCGAGCGTTGCGGACAGCTGGAAAAGGAGTTGGACGCACAGGTTGGGAATTGCGAAAATCTGCAGGAGCAGCTACAGATGCGAGGTCTGCCAGTGGATGCGAAGGATGTGCTGTCCATACTCATGCAGTTGGCCCAGCGACTGGGCGACGATTGTGGGCTCTTGCGGCGTGATCAGAACATTATGAAGAAGCTAAAGGAGCACTGCAAAACGATAGACGTAAGTGTGCCCACGCCAAAGAGTCCGAATCCGCGAAACAAACGGAAAGGCCATCAGCCCGGAGTCAACCAGTCCACGCAAACCGACGAGGAAGCCGCCAAGGTCAAGCCCGTACTTTGTTCCGTTGCTGTGCAGGTGGAGGGTCTGATAGAGACCCGCAACCAGGGCACGCAGCACAAGAACACTACCACCACCCGGGGAACCACTACAGCCTCCTTCATCAAACATCACGATGTGGGCACCTGCTTTCCTGAGCCCAAGCCCCTGCCAAATATCCGGCAAATACTTGATGAAATGCTGTCGTGGCGGGATGATATTGTTATAGAACCCATGAGCCCGCTGAGCGATCTGCAGCAGGAGTTAGAGTTGGAGGACATACCAGCCAAAGCGAGTGTGGCGACCTGCACCACTCTGTGTGATATACACCGCGAGATTGACTTCATTGCCGACCTACCGACACAAATCAAGGTGTCCGCCTCGAGGCCGCCCTCACGAACAATGCTGGATAGTGTGAAGGAGGAGGCCAGGTCCTCCAGGGAGCTCGCCAAGGAGTTGTTCAACTTTCTACCTCAAAACCAAAGCTGCCTGACCAATATGCCGCCGCAGGCCTTCGAGGAGCTGTGGCAGGTGTTTGGCCAAATGGTGCTAGCCCTGCTGCAGAGGCGCTCAAATCCGTCCGTGGATATGCCACCCAGCGTCAGCCAGGCGGATTTCACCAACTGGTTGTATGAGCTCTATGAGGGCACGCAGAACCAGACGGAGCAGACCTCCAGCGGAAGCACCAAAAAGAGAG ATTTCGCCACTAGCACTGAGTGCATGGATGCTGGAACGGATCCCATCATTGAGTCGCCAAACATCAGCCACGGAGGACATGTAACTCCAATTCGCCTGCCCTCTAAGCCCAAAGAACGAAAGCGGAAATCTAAAAAGCGCAAAGCGTCTGCTACAGCGAAGTCGATGGCCAAGCGAAGCTGTCTGGAGATGGAGACAGTACATCTGGAAGCAAGTAAAACATTAGAAGTAGAGCATGAACAAAAGCCGGAAACGGCAATCCAATTCTTAAGCAATTTGGAAACTTTTAACATGGCCAACTGTGATAATCTCGAAATGGAACTGGATGAGGAAGAACTTTTTCTGCTTCAGTTGACGTCCAACGCGGAAAAGAAAGACAATGAAGAAACTTGTAGGGCCCAGGCTACCGAAGGCTTGGAAAGCCCTGCGCAGAATTCTAAATTCCTGCTgccagaaaataaaaatcaaaatcatttGCCTGCTGTCCAAAAAGAAAGAGATTCGTCTTTAAAAGAATATGACGAGGAACTTGATAAAACTGAAAAGCTCTTGGATAAACGAACATTTGAGATAAGGGAAAATATTGGGAGCCCAACAGAATTGGCCCCAAATAAAGATATTTCATCGTATCCAGTTTCTTTGGCAGAGGATAGAATAGACTCCTCAAGTGAACCAAACGAAATTGAGGTGAATGCTTCAGAAGACTCTGAATCACACATGGATAAAGGTGTCTCCAATTCGGAGAACCTAAACGATGGAACAGTCATGGAGTTGATACCCTGCAAAGAGCCAACaagttttttaaacaaaaaggaTGGCGAAATGTTACCGACTTCAATAACGAGTCTATTTGGTAGTGATTCAGATATGGAATCCGAATCCAGCGTAGAGCAGATAGCTTCCGAGCTAAGTGATTCGGAAGAATTTGATGATAGCGAAGAGGAGTGCATATCTGCGGATGAGCAAAGCAACaccaaaaaccgaaagaaTAATTCCCTGTTCGGCAGTGAATCAGAATCGGAAGAAAACGAGGAACGTGGGATGGAAGCTGCTGTTACCGAAGCAGAAGAAAAGCTAGAAGAGAAGGAATCAGAACAGAAGTCATCGGCTGTGGTTCCCGCAGAATCATATGAAGAACCTTTATTAGCTGCAGCGGATTTATTGACCATACAGCAGCCTCTGATCGTTGAATATCCGGATCCAATAGTTAAATCTTTAAGCAATGAGCAGCCCACAAGTAGTTGTGCCACGCCAAACTCAACAGATGAATCCGAAGATGAGCACGGCCTAGTTATCGACGAACAAATCTCTACTAGGCAGCCTGAGGAACCACCTTTGCCTGTTCCCGTAAAACGAAGGAGAACGCAAAGTGAGATGAAAGCCTCTTCGCCCTCAGCGGAAGTTCGTTTGACTCGTCAGAAGGTGAGGCAACTGCTAGATGAACAGAAAACCTGTCCAGAAAAGGGTATTTCGCTCGTAGAACAAATAAGGAATCAACTTAAGCAAGCAATTACTAGATCGGAGCCTTTGAGAAAGGATTCGACTCCTAATTTGAAACCACTAGAGCACGAAGGGCTGAAAGCCAGGCAGCCAGATATAAATCTAGAGCCTTTAAAGCTGTCCTGTTCATTTAGCGAGGAGTCGCCAAGCTCGCCAGCTTCGGAGTCAATGGACGAGCTTGACCATCAGCCCATCGAAATCCCTCTAGAGCAAGCTGCTTGCACTCGGGAAGATGACCAACCCATGTCGTTCGTGCAACATGTACTTAAGATGGACAAGGGTCTGGAAAAGCTTAAGAAAGAAAATAGGAAAACTTTGGGGAAGTCGCAACCCCAATTGTGCGCCTCAATAGGCAAATATCTTCAGGAGAGCATGCAGCTGGAATCCAGCTGCAGCGACTTGGCCTTGGAGATCTACAAGGTGACCAAGAGTGAGGCTGTAATCGTGAATGCTTTGATAACAGTAATATGCAAGATCGGCGTAGATGATGGTCCAGTGGAACGTCTACTGAATGCATtgaagtatttaaatttctcgcAGAGATTTTTGGCTGAATTGGAGGAGCGCCTATTCCGCAACCCCAAAGAGCGACCAGCCACCGAGTTAGCTCTCAACTACGTCCGGCTCTACTTGAAGGCAGCTGCTCTACAGGCAACCATGTCAGCAGGGTATGCGCATCCGGTGCGACTACTGTTGGCCAAGATTCTGTATTTATTCGACCGGGATATGCCGCCGCTAGTGCTGGAGGTGCTGCGTCAATTTCCCACTGTGCTTCCCCACCGCGAGCAGCGGGAGTACGACAACTCGGATGCCCTGATCACAGTGATTAAGCACCTGTTGATGAGCCGGCAGTATGACATGGTGGATCCAAACGGTGCCGAACGGCTGCTGCTATCCAAGCTGCGCTTTGAATACCACTTCCAGCCATTTGAGCCCACCAAGCAGCAGGTGTTGGAAAACCTGGTGGAGAAGCTGAAGGCCGGCCGTGAGGAGGAGCTGGGTTACGCCTTTGCGCTCTTCTGCCGCCGATCCCCACATCTCA